A stretch of Dyella sp. BiH032 DNA encodes these proteins:
- the hflC gene encoding protease modulator HflC — protein MKFLAGVIVALAVLLGFNSAYVVHEGQSALVLQFGRIVRTGDTPGLHFKAPLIQQAILFDNRILTLEAQPERYFTSEKKSVNVDFYVKWRIADNAVYYRATAGAELQAANRLSPIVKDALRFEFNARTLQELIAGGRKDITERVRKQTDNAARKSLGIAVVDVRIKRIDLPDEVSESVYKRMRAERSQLANELRYTGQQAADTIQADADRQRQVILADAERDAAKTRGEGDAQAAAIYAQAYGQDPEFFAFYRSLGAYRTSFQDGKGVLVLKPDSEFLKYFNDGASKR, from the coding sequence CGGCTTCAACAGCGCCTACGTCGTGCACGAAGGGCAGAGCGCCCTGGTGCTGCAGTTCGGCCGCATCGTGCGCACGGGCGACACCCCGGGCCTGCACTTCAAGGCGCCGCTGATCCAGCAGGCCATCCTGTTCGACAACCGCATCCTCACCCTGGAGGCGCAGCCGGAGCGCTATTTCACCTCCGAGAAGAAGAGCGTCAACGTCGACTTCTACGTGAAGTGGCGCATCGCCGACAACGCGGTCTACTACCGCGCCACCGCCGGTGCCGAGCTGCAGGCCGCCAACCGCCTGTCGCCGATCGTGAAGGACGCACTGCGCTTCGAGTTCAATGCGCGCACCCTGCAGGAATTGATCGCCGGCGGCCGCAAGGACATCACCGAGCGCGTGCGCAAGCAGACCGACAACGCCGCGCGCAAGAGCCTCGGTATCGCCGTGGTCGACGTGCGCATCAAGCGCATCGACCTGCCGGACGAAGTGAGCGAATCGGTCTACAAGCGCATGCGCGCCGAGCGCTCGCAGCTGGCCAACGAATTGCGCTACACCGGCCAGCAGGCCGCCGACACCATCCAGGCCGACGCCGACCGCCAGCGCCAGGTGATCCTGGCCGATGCCGAGCGCGATGCCGCCAAGACCCGCGGCGAGGGCGACGCCCAGGCCGCGGCCATCTACGCGCAGGCCTATGGGCAGGATCCGGAATTCTTCGCCTTCTATCGCAGCCTCGGCGCTTACCGCACCTCGTTCCAGGACGGCAAGGGCGTGCTGGTGCTGAAGCCGGATTCGGAGTTCCTGAAGTACTTCAACGACGGCGCGAGCAAGCGCTGA